The following proteins come from a genomic window of Lolium rigidum isolate FL_2022 chromosome 5, APGP_CSIRO_Lrig_0.1, whole genome shotgun sequence:
- the LOC124652289 gene encoding uncharacterized protein LOC124652289, giving the protein MAKSGTEEWRSNADTHKMSPEEVRAAGVEASKRPPGRGGSPGEVLHQRGGRLPYGPGTMALMGFGIVGVIGYMVLYQKARPGTPATEVAKVAVGHGDPAVGRDVQRRQDEGAPSPPPRDGK; this is encoded by the coding sequence ATGGCGAAGAGCGGCACGGAGGAGTGGCGGAGCAACGCCGACACGCACAAGATGAGCCCGGAGGAGGTGAGggcggcgggggtggaggcgtcCAAGCGCCCGCCCGGCCGCGGCGGCAGCCCTGGGGAGGTCCTGCACCAGCGCGGCGGCCGCCTGCCGTACGGGCCTGGCACCATGGCGCTGATGGGGTTCGGCATCGTCGGCGTCATAGGCTACATGGTGCTGTACCAGAAGGCGAGGCCCGGCACGCCGGCCACCGAGGTCGCCAAGGTGGCCGTCGGGCACGGTGACCCCGCCGTCGGCCGCGACGTCCAGAGGCGCCAGGACGAGGgggcgccgtcgccaccgccacgcGATGGGAAGTAG